CGGCCAAGGAATGTGTCAGCAGCATCAAGCATGGTGACTTCGACGCCAAGCGGCAGCATAAGGGAGGCGAATTCGACTCCGATTGGCCCGCCGCCGATAATCACCAGTTTCTTAGGCAGTGTGGTGATCTGCTGGATGCCGGTGGAATCAACTACCAGACGATGGTCGCCGCCGGGCACCGGCAAAGTGCGGGCGATGGCACCGGTGTTGATGATGATGGTTTCTGCGGTTACCACCGTGTCGCCAACCTGTAGCGTGTGGTCGTCTAGAAAGTGTGCCTGCCCGTCAACAATGGTTGCCCCAGCGTTTTCCACCATCGCCTTGTTGGCGCTGTTCATTTTCGCAATGAGGCTGTCTCGATGTGCTTTGGCGTTGTCCCAAATCGTCTGTCCGTCAAGTGGCGTGTCGTTGAGTGTTGCCGCGGCCGCATATTCCCGCACTTGGTGAAGCAACGTTTTCGTCGGCACGCAGCCAATGTTGATACAGGTTCCGCCATACATTTCAGGCGATTGCTCAATCACCACAACCTTGTCGCCGGCTTTGGCGCGTTTCATCGCAATGGTTTTCCCGGCTTTCCCGAAACCGATGACTGCTACGTCGACGTGATACTCCATAGTGGTCTGTGAACTCTGCTTTCTTGTCGTTTGCTGGTCAAGGGGTACAAGCGCCCCAGCTTCCTGTCTGCGGCGGCGCCGAATACAGCTGCGTTTTTCTCAACAGTCACCGCGACGGCATACCAACCGCGGGCATAGCGTCAATGCTGATATTGTTCGCCGTCACCGACCCGACAGGTGGTGGCACTAGTAGCTGCAACGAATCAGGCCACATCGCTATTCCACTAAGTAGTAGCGTGTGGCAAACAATCTCGCCTGCCGATAACGTGACGCCATCGGCGAGCTGTGGCTTGCTGCCAGGAATATGCGGCGGTGGAATATTGCGGATAGCCATCCCGGCCGTAACCGGTGCATGCTGCTTGCCAGTGGCGGCAGATAGCAGCAGTGCGGAAGATGGCTACACTTAATGGTTATGGCAACACCAGAGTTTGTAACCCGTTTGCGGGAAAAAATCGGCAATGATCCGCTTTTGCTTCCCGGTGTAACGGCAGTGGTTATGCGTCCCCCACAGCAGGAAGATCCTATTTGGGCGCTGCCGGAAGTTTTGCTGGTTAAACGGAGCGATAATGGCCAGTGGACGCCGGTGACTGGAATTATCGATCCGGGTGAGCAAGCCCATCAGGCAGCGGTGCGGGAGGTGAAAGAGGAAACTGGCCTGACTGTTCAACCTGCAGCATTGCTGGGTGTGGGTGCGGTAGGTCCGGTCACCTACGACAATGGGGATGTCTGCTACTACCACGACACGTCGCTGCGGATGGAGGTTGTGGAGGGCACCGATCCGACACCGATTGTGGGCGATGACGAGTCCACCGAGGT
The Corynebacterium choanae DNA segment above includes these coding regions:
- a CDS encoding NUDIX hydrolase — encoded protein: MATPEFVTRLREKIGNDPLLLPGVTAVVMRPPQQEDPIWALPEVLLVKRSDNGQWTPVTGIIDPGEQAHQAAVREVKEETGLTVQPAALLGVGAVGPVTYDNGDVCYYHDTSLRMEVVEGTDPTPIVGDDESTEVKWVVINQLPAIAPRFRMVIADAAAQMKHPPGFVPRMGFTKRSEMTY